From a region of the Sporosarcina ureilytica genome:
- a CDS encoding glutathione ABC transporter substrate-binding protein — protein sequence MLRKRNWSLLLIMTLVLSMFLAACAGGSSDSEEDKNSNESDTTTNENGSDLVIATLSDAAKLDPHLTTDVPSYNVLINMFDGLVKKDKDDQIVENLATNWEIIDDTTWVFELRDDVTFHDGEAFNAEVVKKNFERILDENIAAPRAFIFEMITDIEVLDEYKVQITTEFPFAPLLAHLSHPVGAMVSPKSIDEDYAAMEEGKEPGSVINAHPIGTGFFKFDKWDHGTEVKLVKNDNYWGQEVQLNSVTFKAIPEGGTRLAELETGYAHLIEPVQPSEVVLVEDSDNAFIDERLSSSLAYVGFNLEKEPFDNKLVRQAVTMLISQNDIIEGIYEGHGLAATGPLAPGVFGHAENLKPLPHDPDKALELLKEAGYEDGFKTTIWTNDNQQRMDMAVLIQEALKQANIEVDIEIVEWGAYLDKTANGEHDMFILGLTNPVGDADYFLSQLFHSENKGVSGNRTFYENPEVDKLLVEARQEIDENKRQELYTTIQEILIEDAPMMYVHHQAYLSGVSNSVENYWIDPSGYYKLQDVTFKE from the coding sequence CTGATACCACCACAAACGAGAATGGATCAGACTTGGTTATCGCAACTCTATCTGATGCAGCTAAACTTGATCCACATCTTACAACCGACGTCCCGTCATATAACGTCCTAATCAACATGTTTGATGGACTCGTCAAGAAAGATAAAGACGACCAAATCGTTGAAAACCTTGCAACTAATTGGGAAATCATTGACGATACAACATGGGTTTTTGAACTTCGTGATGACGTAACATTCCATGATGGAGAAGCGTTTAATGCGGAAGTTGTTAAGAAAAACTTTGAACGTATTTTAGATGAAAATATAGCTGCACCACGTGCATTTATTTTCGAGATGATCACTGATATTGAAGTACTTGATGAATATAAAGTACAAATTACAACAGAGTTTCCATTTGCGCCATTGCTAGCGCACCTAAGTCACCCAGTTGGTGCAATGGTTAGTCCGAAATCAATTGACGAAGACTATGCTGCAATGGAAGAAGGAAAAGAACCTGGCAGCGTCATTAATGCGCATCCAATTGGAACTGGTTTCTTCAAATTTGACAAATGGGATCACGGAACAGAAGTTAAACTAGTAAAAAATGATAATTACTGGGGTCAAGAAGTTCAACTTAACTCTGTAACGTTTAAAGCGATTCCTGAAGGCGGTACAAGATTAGCAGAACTTGAAACAGGTTATGCGCATTTAATCGAACCAGTCCAGCCGAGCGAAGTTGTTTTAGTCGAGGACTCCGATAATGCTTTTATCGATGAAAGACTATCTTCTTCACTTGCCTATGTTGGATTTAACCTAGAAAAGGAACCTTTCGACAATAAATTAGTGCGTCAGGCTGTAACAATGCTGATTAGTCAAAATGATATTATTGAAGGTATTTACGAAGGACATGGTTTAGCAGCAACCGGACCACTAGCACCTGGTGTGTTCGGACATGCTGAAAATCTTAAACCACTTCCTCACGATCCAGATAAAGCATTAGAGTTACTAAAAGAAGCTGGTTATGAAGATGGATTTAAAACAACAATTTGGACGAATGACAATCAACAACGTATGGATATGGCGGTCTTAATCCAAGAAGCATTAAAGCAAGCAAATATTGAGGTTGATATTGAAATCGTCGAGTGGGGTGCTTATTTAGACAAGACCGCTAACGGTGAGCACGATATGTTTATCCTAGGACTAACAAATCCAGTCGGAGATGCAGACTATTTCCTTTCACAATTATTCCACTCGGAAAATAAAGGCGTATCTGGAAACCGTACTTTCTATGAAAATCCGGAAGTAGATAAGTTATTAGTAGAAGCTAGACAAGAAATTGACGAAAATAAACGTCAAGAACTGTATACGACAATTCAAGAAATTCTAATTGAAGACGCTCCGATGATGTATGTTCATCACCAAGCCTACTTATCAGGTGTAAGCAATTCAGTTGAAAATTATTGGATTGATCCATCAGGATACTATAAATTACAAGACGTTACTTTTAAAGAATAA
- a CDS encoding glutathione ABC transporter substrate-binding protein, whose translation MKEKSRLKWLFVMILALSFVLAACAGGSDSGDKDNDKTDGDNGEATESTVEGGDLVLAVLSDASSLDPAGSNDVPSSVVQANIYETLVNRDDENNIVEGLAVDWETIDETTYEFKLREGVTFHDGEPFNAEAVKANLDRILDKEVASPRYFLFEMIANVEVVDEYTVRITTEYPFAPLYAHLSHNGGGMVSPKSIEADYAAMKEGQDPGTVISENPVGTGYFKFESWNPGNEIKLVKNDDYWGEKVHIDTVTFKVIPESTTRNADLERGFVHVTDPVQPIEVEEINAGDYAKVLQKPSSSLSYIGFNAEKEPFNDPKVRQAISMMVNKEEIIQGVYEGIGIPAVGPLAPSVFGYNGDLEPLNYNVEEAKKLMEEAGYADGFSTTIWTNDSPQRIDMAIILQNSLKELNIDAKVEQMEFGTYLDKTAQGEHDMFVLGWSNPTGDADYGMYALFHSSQKGNPGNRTFYENPEVDKLLDEGRRESDPEKRIEIYNKIQEHLIEDAPMVYIHHQEYLLGVSNKITGFEIDESGIYQLQNVKFVE comes from the coding sequence ATGAAAGAGAAAAGTAGATTAAAATGGCTTTTCGTCATGATTTTAGCGTTGTCTTTCGTCCTTGCAGCATGTGCTGGCGGATCTGATTCTGGCGACAAAGACAATGACAAAACAGATGGTGACAATGGAGAAGCAACAGAAAGTACTGTTGAGGGCGGCGATTTAGTCCTTGCGGTTCTATCAGATGCATCCTCATTAGATCCAGCTGGTTCTAACGATGTACCATCATCAGTTGTACAGGCAAATATTTATGAAACACTTGTTAATCGTGATGACGAAAATAACATCGTTGAAGGATTAGCGGTTGATTGGGAAACAATCGATGAAACAACATATGAATTCAAACTTCGCGAAGGGGTTACATTCCATGATGGAGAGCCTTTCAATGCCGAAGCGGTTAAAGCAAACTTAGATCGTATTCTTGATAAAGAAGTTGCTTCACCACGTTACTTCCTATTTGAAATGATTGCTAACGTTGAAGTTGTGGATGAGTATACGGTTCGTATTACGACTGAATATCCGTTCGCACCATTGTACGCACACCTTTCCCATAACGGTGGCGGAATGGTAAGCCCTAAATCTATTGAAGCAGACTACGCTGCGATGAAAGAAGGACAAGACCCAGGTACTGTTATTTCTGAAAATCCAGTTGGAACTGGTTACTTCAAATTTGAAAGTTGGAACCCTGGTAATGAAATTAAACTCGTTAAAAACGATGACTATTGGGGCGAGAAAGTCCACATTGATACTGTAACATTTAAAGTTATTCCTGAAAGTACAACACGTAATGCTGACCTTGAGCGTGGATTCGTACACGTGACAGATCCAGTTCAACCAATTGAAGTTGAAGAAATTAATGCAGGAGATTATGCAAAGGTTTTACAAAAACCATCTTCAAGCTTATCTTACATCGGATTTAATGCTGAAAAAGAACCTTTCAACGATCCGAAAGTACGTCAAGCAATCTCAATGATGGTAAACAAAGAAGAAATCATTCAAGGTGTTTACGAAGGCATTGGAATTCCGGCTGTCGGACCTTTAGCGCCAAGCGTGTTCGGCTACAACGGAGATTTAGAACCACTTAATTACAATGTAGAAGAAGCAAAGAAGTTAATGGAAGAAGCAGGCTATGCTGATGGCTTTTCAACAACAATTTGGACGAATGACAGCCCACAACGTATTGACATGGCAATCATTCTTCAAAACAGCCTAAAAGAGCTTAATATCGATGCAAAAGTTGAGCAAATGGAATTTGGAACGTACTTAGACAAAACTGCTCAAGGTGAACATGATATGTTTGTCCTTGGCTGGTCTAACCCTACAGGAGATGCAGACTACGGAATGTACGCACTGTTCCATTCATCTCAAAAAGGAAACCCAGGAAACCGTACATTCTACGAAAACCCAGAAGTAGACAAGCTACTTGATGAAGGTCGTCGTGAATCTGACCCTGAAAAACGTATTGAAATCTACAACAAGATCCAAGAACACCTAATTGAAGATGCGCCAATGGTTTACATCCATCACCAAGAGTACCTATTAGGAGTTAGCAACAAAATCACAGGCTTCGAAATCGACGAATCAGGAATCTACCAACTACAAAACGTTAAATTTGTAGAATAA
- a CDS encoding alpha-amylase family glycosyl hydrolase, with translation MKRTRWLTIMMSILLVVSIVHPSSAFAENKRSLQDESIYDLLVDRFHDGNLHNDEDVDVKDMYAFSGGDFAGISEKVDYIANMGFTLASIGPVFKTATYDGNQVLNYEEFDPHFGTEEEFIDMIKVLHEKNIGTIIDFPMNGISDTHVWIQDGTLESIPTGEGTASWVTTDDKVKETLKEAILSFAKKYDVAGIRLTHIGNFDESYLNEIITEAKEINQGLYILSNEPSTAQFDLAPQIEKMNALKQAYVQVDPDSAPLNLFEDENATDLIQLDELTGPRFTYEMTQLRMFPPTRWKIAATALFTLPGVPMMPYESEIAITGKEAPETHPIVNFKTDTELYDHIADLNKLRNQSETLRNGEFEMLHNENGFTVFTRTSDEETWLIVINNTSEVANLEIDEEKIGENKRLRGLLEADSVRQSKDGKYRVVLERELAEVYIADEDKGYNTPYLIASILVYTLFFALLFTIFRRGKKNKEASK, from the coding sequence ATGAAAAGAACTAGATGGCTAACAATTATGATGTCAATTCTATTAGTGGTATCTATCGTACATCCATCATCTGCTTTTGCGGAGAATAAACGCTCACTGCAAGATGAAAGTATTTACGATTTGCTCGTTGATCGTTTTCATGATGGGAACTTACATAATGATGAAGATGTAGATGTAAAGGACATGTATGCATTTAGCGGGGGAGACTTCGCAGGTATTAGTGAAAAGGTCGATTATATTGCGAATATGGGATTCACACTCGCTTCAATCGGACCAGTATTTAAAACAGCTACATATGACGGCAATCAAGTGCTGAATTACGAGGAGTTTGACCCTCATTTTGGAACTGAAGAAGAATTTATCGACATGATTAAAGTCTTGCATGAGAAAAACATAGGGACAATTATTGATTTTCCTATGAATGGGATAAGTGATACGCATGTCTGGATACAAGACGGCACCCTCGAATCTATCCCAACTGGGGAAGGGACTGCTAGCTGGGTCACAACAGATGATAAGGTGAAAGAAACGTTAAAAGAAGCGATTCTTTCATTCGCCAAAAAATATGATGTTGCGGGAATTCGATTAACGCATATTGGGAACTTTGACGAATCGTATTTAAATGAAATCATTACTGAGGCAAAAGAAATTAACCAAGGACTTTATATATTATCGAACGAGCCTTCAACAGCTCAGTTTGATTTAGCACCGCAAATTGAGAAAATGAATGCTTTAAAACAAGCGTATGTCCAAGTTGATCCAGATTCCGCGCCTTTAAATTTATTTGAAGATGAAAATGCAACTGATTTAATCCAACTGGACGAATTAACAGGACCTCGTTTTACATACGAAATGACGCAGCTGCGAATGTTCCCTCCGACGAGGTGGAAGATTGCAGCAACGGCTTTATTTACATTACCAGGTGTACCGATGATGCCTTATGAAAGTGAAATCGCGATCACTGGAAAAGAAGCCCCTGAAACGCATCCAATCGTTAATTTTAAAACAGATACGGAATTATATGATCATATCGCCGATTTAAATAAATTACGCAATCAGTCAGAAACGCTTCGAAATGGCGAATTTGAAATGTTACATAACGAAAATGGTTTTACGGTTTTCACACGAACATCAGACGAGGAAACTTGGCTAATCGTCATAAATAATACTTCAGAAGTTGCCAACTTGGAAATTGATGAGGAGAAAATTGGTGAAAACAAAAGGCTACGCGGCTTATTGGAGGCTGATTCGGTCCGACAGTCAAAAGACGGGAAGTATCGAGTCGTGTTAGAGAGAGAACTAGCAGAAGTTTATATTGCTGATGAAGATAAAGGGTATAATACCCCGTATTTAATCGCTTCAATTCTAGTCTACACATTGTTTTTCGCTTTATTATTTACGATTTTCCGTAGAGGAAAGAAGAATAAAGAAGCTTCAAAATAA